In one window of Aquamicrobium sp. DNA:
- a CDS encoding BA14K family protein — protein sequence MTFRPSKTLACAVAAATLASALPAEAGERWRDHHRRPIAAERHGDAADLIAAGLIGLAAGAIIAGIASRPPPAPREPAWRHPQAYPRPSPDRVYFPPVPPRGMSTGAAGLYQPWSPAWYAWCGERYRSFDARAGTFIGYDGVRRFCIAG from the coding sequence ATGACTTTCCGTCCCAGCAAGACGCTCGCCTGCGCCGTCGCCGCCGCCACCCTCGCCTCCGCCCTGCCCGCCGAGGCGGGCGAACGCTGGCGCGACCATCACCGCCGCCCGATCGCGGCGGAGCGGCACGGCGACGCCGCGGACCTCATCGCCGCCGGGCTGATCGGCCTTGCCGCCGGCGCGATCATCGCCGGCATCGCCAGCCGGCCGCCCCCTGCTCCGCGCGAGCCGGCGTGGCGCCATCCGCAGGCCTATCCGCGCCCCAGCCCCGACCGCGTCTATTTCCCGCCCGTGCCGCCGCGCGGCATGTCAACCGGCGCGGCAGGCCTCTATCAGCCCTGGTCGCCGGCCTGGTACGCCTGGTGCGGCGAGCGCTACCGCTCGTTCGACGCCCGCGCCGGCACCTTCATCGGCTATGACGGCGTGCGCCGGTTCTGCATCGCTGGCTGA